The following coding sequences lie in one Brachionichthys hirsutus isolate HB-005 chromosome 15, CSIRO-AGI_Bhir_v1, whole genome shotgun sequence genomic window:
- the c15h5orf22 gene encoding UPF0489 protein C5orf22 homolog, with protein sequence MSSVPPKRRYRKLPVWIVEDHNDVVRHIYRAIASRHLPLKDIKMLHLDSHPDLLIPVNMSADTVFDKDKLFSELSIENWIMPMVYAGHVSGVAWLHPYWAQQIREGEHGMTVGRDASTTTIRVTSTDDYFLSDGLYVPEEQLENRQRLGLNVVRVDPVGASRSSPSEQNPEGDGERRLPKRSRVGHGEAAEASGSEPIRSCPDAPQPAEGSDESVPGNDDEGSTCYVVERLSAFLGDAEPDVLDIDLDFFSCKNPFKELYTQEEYAILKELYGFRGPGPDPDQDELQECVDRRVHQLEDLEAAFGDLLEDDGEAAVGRWATRPGMAPLAQLVSSLKLRNPSPDYEMVHQAGLTCDSVELPHHISSDEEIDRLVSAAQLFLKALPKPKLVTMSRSSLDEYCPAEQVDSVQSRVLAVLERLYGPLDLHKDYESSGTETPDCQPQAS encoded by the exons ATGAGCTCCGTGCCCCCGAAGAGGCGCTACAGGAAGCTGCCGGTGTGGATAGTGGAGGACCACAATGAC GTGGTGCGTCACATTTACCGTGCCATTGCATCGAGGCACCTCCCGCTGAAGGACATAAAGATGCTCCATCTAGACTCCCATCCGGACCTGCTCATTCCCGTCAACATGTCTGCCGACACGGTCTTTGACAAAGACAAACTATTCAG TGAATTGAGTATAGAGAACTGGATCATGCCCATGGTTTACGCTGGCCACGTGTCTGGTGTCGCGTGGCTGCATCCGTACTGGGCCCAGCAGATCAGGGAGGGCGAGCACGGGATGACCGTAGGCAGAGACgcatccaccaccaccatcag GGTGACGAGCACCGATGACTACTTCCTCAGCGACGGTCTGTATGTTCccgaggagcagctggagaaccGGCAGCGGCTCGGACTGAATGTGGTCCGGGTCGATCCCGTCGGAGCGAGTCGCAGTTCGCCTtcag AACAGAACCCAGAGGGGGACGGAGAGCGCCGGCTTCCCAAGAGAAGCCGCGTGGGACATGGCGAGGCAGCCGAAGCCAGCGGCTCGGAGCCCATTCGCAGCTGTCCTGACGCACCgcagccagcagagggcagcgacGAGTCGGTCCCAGGAAACGATGACGAAGGGTCGACTTGCTACGTTGTCGAGAGATTATCAGCATTTCTGGGCGACGCAGAACCGGACGTCTTGGACATTGATCTGGATTTCTTCTCCTGTAAGAATCCATTCAAGGAGTTGTACACGCAG GAAGAGTACGCCATCCTGAAGGAGCTCTACGGCTTCCGAGGGCCCGGCCCTGACCCTGATCAG GACGAGCTGCAGGAGTGCGTGGATCGCCGCGTGCACCaactggaggacctggaggcGGCGTTTGGCGACCTGCTGGAGGACGATGGGGAGGCAGCGGTCGGCCGCTGGGCCACCCGACCCGG CATGGCTCCGTTGGCCCAGCTGGTCTCCAGCTTGAAGCTGAGGAACCCGAGCCCAGACTATGAAATG GTGCACCAGGCGGGGCTCACCTGCGACTCTGTGGAACTTCCTCACCACATCAGCAGTGACGAGGAGATAGACCGCCTCGTCTCAGCGGCGCAGCTGTTTCTGAAGGCTCTGCCCAAACCGAAGCTCGTAACCATGTCCAG gTCCAGCCTGGACGAGTACTGCCCAGCGGAGCAGGTGGATTCGGTCCAGAGCAGAGTGCTTGCTGTACTGGAGCGCCTTTATGGGCCGCTGGATCTGCACAAAGACTATGAAAGCAGCGGCACAGAAACGCCGGACTGTCAGCCTCAGGCCtcttaa
- the LOC137904609 gene encoding LOW QUALITY PROTEIN: phosphoenolpyruvate carboxykinase, cytosolic [GTP]-like (The sequence of the model RefSeq protein was modified relative to this genomic sequence to represent the inferred CDS: deleted 1 base in 1 codon): protein MRMILEHHNYTDFIHGYGGNSLLGKKCFALRIASHIAKEEGWLAEHMLILGITNPVGEKKYLAAAFPSACGKTNLAMLCPLCPALPGWKVECVGDDIAWMEFDHQGNLRAINPENGFFGVAPGTSAKTNPKTVNTITKNTIFTNVAETGDGGVYWEGMDQSLAEDATITSWKNQPWSAEDGEPCAHPNSRFCTPASQCPIIDPLWEFPEGVPIEAIIFGGRRPEGVPLVYEAFNWQHGVFVGASMRSEATSAAEHKAKVIMHDPFAMRPFFGYNFGQYLSHWLSMADRPSAKLPKIFHVNWFRKSPTGKFLWPGFGENIRVLDWMFRRVNGVAGAMPSAVGYLPCCGSLNLQGLKGDVDLDELFSLNKEFWQKEVEEVRKYFTIQANKDLPIEVARQLDLLDRRVKQM, encoded by the exons atgaggatgatccTGGAGCATCATA ATTACACTGATTTCATTCATGGCTACGGAGGAAACTCCCTGCTGGGGAAGAAGTGCTTCGCTCTGCGCATTGCTTCGCATATTGCCAAGGAGGAGGGCTGGCTAGCAGAGCATATGCTA ATCCTGGGAATCACCAACCCTGTTGGGGAGAAGAAGTACCTGGCAGCAGCGTTCCCCAGCGCCTGTGGGAAGACCAACTTGGCCATGCTCTGCCCG CTCTGCCCGGCTCTGCCCGGCTGGAAGGTTGAATGTGTGGGAGACGACATCGCCTGGATGGAGTTCGACCACCAAG GCAACCTTCGTGCCATCAACCCTGAGAATGGCTTTTTTGGAGTTGCACCTGGCACCTCAGCCAAAACCAATCCCAAAACCGTGAACACCATCACGAAAAATACCATTTTCACCAATGTTGCCGAGACCGGTGATGGAGGCGTGTACTGGGAAGGAATGGACCAGTCACTGGCCGAGGATGCCACCATCACGTCCTGGAAGAACCAGCCCTGGAGCGCCGAAGACG GCGAACCCTGTGCCCACCCCAACTCACGTTTCTGCACTCCAGCTAGTCAGTGTCCCATCATTGACCCACTGTGGGAGTTCCCAGAGGGAGTCCCCATTGAGGCTATCATCTTTGGAGGACGCAGGCCAGAAG GCGTCCCTCTAGTATATGAAGCCTTTAACTGGCAGCATGGAGTGTTTGTCGGGGCCTCAATGAGGTCGGAGGCCACGAGTGCAGCTGAACACAAAG CCAAGGTTATCATGCACGACCCATTTGCCATGCGCCCCTTCTTTGGCTACAACTTCGGACAGTACCTTTCTCATTGGCTGAGCATGGCTGACCGCCCCAGTGCCAAGCTGCCCAAGATCTTCCACGTGAACTGGTTCCGCAAGAGCCCCACTGGCAAATTCCTCTGGCCTGGTTTTGGGGAAAACATACGTGTGCTGGACTGGATGTTCAGGCGAGTGAATGGGGTTGCGGGTGCCATGCCCTCTGCAGTGGGCTACCTGCCTTGCTGTGGCTCCCTCAACCTCCAGGGCCTGAAGGGGGACGTGGACCTCGACGAGCTCTTCTCCCTGAATAAGGAGTTTTGgcagaaggaggtggaggaggtgagaaaGTACTTCACAATACAGGCGAACAAAGACCTGCCCATCGAGGTCGCCCGGCAGCTGGACCTCCTGGATCGGAGGGTGAAACAGATGTAA